The following nucleotide sequence is from Vibrio sp. VB16.
TTTTTGTCGTCATGAGTTAAATTATTTGCTTTATTTTTATTGAGAGACGAAATATCGTTCACTCAACAGCACTGATTTACGCTTTCAAGGGCAAATAAATGATTGATACTGAAATTAGAATTGGAGAGAAACGTTTTTATGATAACAATGTATTTTCTCGTGGATTTGGTAAGTCTGGGGACTTCACTGTGGAGGAAGATTATCTTCTTAGTTCATATGGTCAAACATTGCTTGCATTAGAAGAAAGTGATATTTCACCCATAAACTCCGAAGAAAGACATTTCATTAAGGTATTGCAGAATCCTGGCAAAGCAAAGACGAAACTGGAAAGAACATGGCTCAAGTACATTAGACTGGCAAGAGGAAGGAAAAACTTTCATACCTTGAATGGCAGAAGCAAACACTATGAAATATACGAAAAAAGTTATTCCGATGACTTGGAACAAACCTATGAATAATATGACCCAATTTGTACATAAAATGCGGTATTGAAGAACAAAATAATTAGAGCGCATAGGGCTAACCGATAACCAATGCGCTCACAATTAATAACTAAAAACGACCCCTGTAGAAATTGTTGCCGTAAGAGAATTGGGTAAAAACGTTTTGTCTTTATCAATATAATTGAAATCTGCTCCGGCTCTAAAACCAATATTGTCCGTCACCGCGATTACCCATGACGCCGAAAAACTACCTCCTTGGCCTTCTAAAGCGCGGGTTGAGCCGCCTACATATTTTCGATTCCCTTTGTACTTGGCTGCACCAACTTCAAGTTGCAGTGACATTTTTGGTACATTAACCAATTGATATTGGCCACCCAGCCGATAAGTCTGTATTTGGTCTTCATCAATAGACAAAAACTCGGCGTATATGTCGCTGTATGAAAAGTAGATTGCGTCGAAACCCAAGCTATCAGATAAACCCAGTTGTAATCCACCTCCAGAAATACCTGCCCCAATATATGGCCCAAACTTAATCTCTGGGGAAATATGCAATGTATTAGCGGATATATTACTCGCACTAACAAGTAATATTAAAAACAGTATTTTTCTCATTCTTTCACATTCAGAGTAATAAATAAAAATCCGTTCAGTGCGAGTATTGAATATTCTTTACATCGCCTTTAAGGGACTAAGCCGTCCTTGGCCAGCCTTAGTGTGCTAGTTAAATGTGTATTGAACACCAACGCCGCCTGCCACGTCGGATGACGAATGTTTACCCTTAGTTTCATAGTGGAAAGTACCTGAAACACTTAATTTCTCGTTAATTCCGTATGCACCACCTATGGCTAGAGCTTCTTTAGAACCAGCAAAACCAACGCCGGTGCCGATAGCAAACTCACCATTGGTAACAAATGGGCGGGCATTCGTTACCGCATGCAAGCTTGCGCGAACGCCATCCATCTGCTCTGATTGCTCTTCTAGTTGGTTTGCCATTCTTTCGAAATCCAATTCAAGAGAGGAAATACGCTGACCATCTGATATGGATGGCATTTGAGGTTCATAAGGAAGACCAAATTCTGGGTCGGTAGGCTGTATTCTATCTGGTGTTGAATCTTTCTCTGGTCGATCAGGCACGCTATCAACAGGCGGTTGTGTTGGCACTTGAGGTTGAGGACGTTCTGCAATGCCGGGAATACTGTTGTCTATACTTGGCTTATCGTTCCAGATCGGGTTTTCAATTTGAACACCTGCAAAAGCTTGGGCAGAAAAAACTGAAATAAGAGAAAGAGTGATGATTGATTTGTTCATTTGCACACCTAAAATATTTAATAATAAAAATCCTTCTGTTGGCAACATCTATTGCGTTCAACTTCTTGTCGATGGCCAGAATATTATTGAAAATTAGGTGTGCGGACTAAACGTTATTCCTTATATTGGTAATAAGCAACGCTTATCAAGCTTAACGTTATTTGCTAGAACGACTGACGAGTTGTTCTTGTATTACTGCCGATATCAGGTTGTGTAGCCAGTTAAACATGGCTGTATTTCTATGTCGGCTGTGACAATAACTATATACGTCAATCATGTAACCTTTTCCCTCAATATTAATATCCAAAGCACGTAAATTGGGATACAAATGAATAGGAAAAAGATTCGTGTGGGGTAGATACATATCGGTATGTTGAATAATATCAATGAGTGCCATCATGATTTCAGAGCGAAATCCTACTTTGGATTCAAATCCGTACTGCTGCATGATATCAGCTGCAATACTGAAGTTTTCATTGAAGCCAGGTGAAACCATTGACGCAATTTCATAGCCGGCATAGTCTGCAGGAGTGGTCAGAGTTTTCTTTATTGGATGTTCATTTCGCACGATGACTTGTCCGTTTAAACTCACAAGCTTCTTGGCGTATACCTCAGATGGCGTTTCTATTTCATAGCTTATCGCTAAGTAAACATTGTCTCTCTTTAGGTCCTCTATCGTACTGCCAGACCAACTCACTAAATCAATGATGGCATTGGGCGCTGCTTTTTTGAAGGCTTGGTAAAGCGAACCGGACAGGCTCGCGAGCACCACTGGAGAAAGGGCAATTTTTACTGATTTTTCCAATGTCTCCGGGGAAAATTCTAAGTGGTTATTAACGCTATTAGCGAGACCATACATGTGGGGAGATATAGAGGTTGCGAGTGCCTCGGCAAACGGAGTGGCTTGTAGCCCTTTCTGTACTTTTACAAACAGTTCATCATCAAAATGGTGTCTAAGCTTTGCAAGCGATTGACTAATAGCAGGTTGAGACACAAAAAGCCGCTCTGATGCTTTTCTCATATTTAGCTCTTGAGAAAGTATCAAAAAGGTCCTTAATAAATTAAGGTCTAAGTTAGTGAATAAGTCTTTTTTCATACCGACCATTTAGCGCTAAACACAGGTATTCTCAGTCTATTCGAGTTTCCAATAAGAAGACAGCCATTACGACAAAATTGGGCACTTAATATGAACGTATCGTAACGTTAATAAGACCTTCGTTTATCTGAAGGCTCCCTTTCCGACAAACACCAATTTTGACCACTATTATTAATAATGTTCAAGTAGAATATTGTTCACAAAACACGTCAGAAAAAACGCTTCGCTGCGTAAAATATCATTAATTCATGGCATGAATAGGTGAGCGATGTATTCGATTGCATTGCACGACTCAGAACTCAAATGACAAAATGAGACGAATAATCACTAGCCTACTAATAATGATTCTCTTATTAAGCAAAATACGATTTGGTTGTTTTTTCGCCGAAATGTCATAAAAACAATGATAAATTGACTCCGTTTGCCAGCTTAATATTACATCCATTGGCTAACTAAGGTATAACGAAGCTATGAAAATACCTAAGAGAATACAACCTCTCGTTGACGATGGCTTGGTCGACGAGGTGAAGAGCCAATTAATGAGTGGCAAAGAGGCTTCTGTGTACATTGTGCGCTGTGGCGATATGATCCGTTGTGCCAAAGTGTACAAGGAAGCGAATCAACGCAGTTTTAAGCAAGCTGTCTCCTATAGAGAGGGCCGTAAAGTCCGCAATAGCCGTCGAGCTCGAGCCATGGAAAAAGGCTCGGGGTTTGGTCGTGAACAGCAAGAAAAAGTATGGCAAAGCGCCGAAGTCGACGCATTGTATAAACTCGCTGCCGCAGGCGTTAGAGTGCCAGAACCTTATGGTTGCTTTGATGGGGTTTTGCTTATGGAATTGGTCACAGATGACGACGGGTACGTTGCCCCAAGGCTAAACGATGTCACCATGTCTGCTGAGCAAGCGATTGAAGACCATCTCGTCATGATGTCTTACGTGGTTAAGATGCTTTGCGTGGGATTAATCCATGGTGACTTATCCGAGTTTAATGTGCTGGTCGACGAATATGGTCCTGTGATTATTGATCTACCGCAAGCCGTAGACGCCTCCGCCAATAACAACGCAGAGTGGATGCTAGAGCGTGACATTAACAATATTCGTGATTACTACGGCCAATACGCTCCAGAGATACTGACCACCAGTTATGCCAAAGAGATTTGGGCTCTATTTGAGAAAGGCGAACTCACGCCGGATCGTGAGCTAACTGGTACATTTACGGAAAGTGATATCGATGCTGATATTACCGTAATTATGCAAGAAATTGATGCTGCCAGAAACGAAGAGCGATACAAGCGAGAGCGCTTAAAAGAGGCGAAGGAAGGTGTCGACGAAAGTAAATTTAATTGGACTGATGGCGATTAAGATATCGCGAAGGCAAACAAAATGAACATTCAGATAGCCGTTGTTCTAATAAGCATAACCCTGTTATTT
It contains:
- a CDS encoding DUF413 domain-containing protein encodes the protein MIDTEIRIGEKRFYDNNVFSRGFGKSGDFTVEEDYLLSSYGQTLLALEESDISPINSEERHFIKVLQNPGKAKTKLERTWLKYIRLARGRKNFHTLNGRSKHYEIYEKSYSDDLEQTYE
- a CDS encoding YadA C-terminal domain-containing protein; this encodes MNKSIITLSLISVFSAQAFAGVQIENPIWNDKPSIDNSIPGIAERPQPQVPTQPPVDSVPDRPEKDSTPDRIQPTDPEFGLPYEPQMPSISDGQRISSLELDFERMANQLEEQSEQMDGVRASLHAVTNARPFVTNGEFAIGTGVGFAGSKEALAIGGAYGINEKLSVSGTFHYETKGKHSSSDVAGGVGVQYTFN
- a CDS encoding LysR family transcriptional regulator translates to MKKDLFTNLDLNLLRTFLILSQELNMRKASERLFVSQPAISQSLAKLRHHFDDELFVKVQKGLQATPFAEALATSISPHMYGLANSVNNHLEFSPETLEKSVKIALSPVVLASLSGSLYQAFKKAAPNAIIDLVSWSGSTIEDLKRDNVYLAISYEIETPSEVYAKKLVSLNGQVIVRNEHPIKKTLTTPADYAGYEIASMVSPGFNENFSIAADIMQQYGFESKVGFRSEIMMALIDIIQHTDMYLPHTNLFPIHLYPNLRALDINIEGKGYMIDVYSYCHSRHRNTAMFNWLHNLISAVIQEQLVSRSSK
- a CDS encoding PA4780 family RIO1-like protein kinase — translated: MKIPKRIQPLVDDGLVDEVKSQLMSGKEASVYIVRCGDMIRCAKVYKEANQRSFKQAVSYREGRKVRNSRRARAMEKGSGFGREQQEKVWQSAEVDALYKLAAAGVRVPEPYGCFDGVLLMELVTDDDGYVAPRLNDVTMSAEQAIEDHLVMMSYVVKMLCVGLIHGDLSEFNVLVDEYGPVIIDLPQAVDASANNNAEWMLERDINNIRDYYGQYAPEILTTSYAKEIWALFEKGELTPDRELTGTFTESDIDADITVIMQEIDAARNEERYKRERLKEAKEGVDESKFNWTDGD